In Drosophila santomea strain STO CAGO 1482 chromosome 3L, Prin_Dsan_1.1, whole genome shotgun sequence, a single window of DNA contains:
- the LOC120447864 gene encoding neuropeptide-like 3 — protein MYKLVVFFALLAVVAARPGYLEAGPLLHSYAAPAIIHEPALAKVGAIIKTVPSAVSHQSISQVHSSAHIIQPIVAPVVKTYAAPIIKTYAAPALHTTLLSSPWAGHGWAGHGWAPSW, from the exons ATGTACAAGTTG GTGGTGTTCTTCGCTCTGCTCGCCGTCGTGGCTGCGCGTCCGGGTTACCTGGAGGCTGGTCCGCTGCTTCACAGCTATGCCGCCCCTGCCATCATCCACGAACCGGCTCTGGCCAAGGTGGGCGCCATCATCAAGACTGTTCCCAGTGCCGTCTCCCACCAGAGCATCAGCCAGGTGCACAGCTCGGCCCACATCATCCAGCCGATTGTGGCTCCTGTGGTGAAGACCTATGCCGCTCCCATCATCAAGACCTATGCGGCTCCTGCCCTCCACACGACCCTGCTCTCGTCCCCGTGGGCCGGACATGGTTGGGCTGGCCATGGTTGGGCTCCCTCCTGGTAA
- the LOC120447862 gene encoding pupal cuticle protein C1B has protein sequence MFKLVVLSALLAVAVARPGHLYESPLVYAAPAATTIVQEHSLAKVGSVVSSIPTSVSHQSQSVVHSHSHVVEDIVAPVVKSTPVVSYAAAAPVVHTAYAAAPVVHTSYAAPVVHTSYAAASPVVYNSSW, from the exons ATGTTCAAATTG GTGGTGTTGTCTGCTCTCCTCGCCGTAGCTGTCGCTCGTCCCGGTCATCTTTATGAGTCTCCTCTGGTTTATGCCGCTCCAGCTGCCACAACCATTGTCCAGGAGCACTCTCTGGCTAAAGTGGGTTCTGTCGTAAGCAGCATTCCCACATCGGTGTCCCACCAGAGCCAGTCGGTGGTCCACAGCCATTCGCATGTTGTGGAGGACATCGTGGCCCCGGTGGTGAAGTCCACTCCGGTGGTGAGCtatgctgcagctgctccagtgGTGCACACCGCCTATGCTGCTGCTCCCGTTGTTCACACCAGCTATGCTGCCCCGGTGGTGCACACCTCCTATGCCGCCGCATCTCCAGTTGTCTACAACTCCAGCTGGTAA
- the LOC120447859 gene encoding pupal cuticle protein G1A gives MFKLVVLSALLAVAAARPGHLLESSPLVYAAPAATTIVQEPVLAKVGAVVKSVPTAVSHQSQSVVHSHAHVVEDVVAPVVKSTPVVSYAAAAPVVHTSYAAAPVVHTSYAAPAPVVHTSYAAAAPVLATSYAQVAASSPLTYTATGVW, from the coding sequence ATGTTCAAGTTGGTGGTATTGTCTGCTCTGCTCGCCGTAGCCGCTGCCCGTCCCGGTCACCTGTTGGAGTCCTCCCCGCTGGTCTACGCCGCCCCAGCAGCAACGACCATCGTCCAGGAGCCCGTTCTGGCCAAGGTGGGAGCCGTGGTCAAGAGCGTGCCCACCGCCGTGAGCCACCAGAGCCAGTCGGTGGTGCACAGCCACGCGCATGTTGTTGAGGACGTCGTTGCTCCGGTGGTAAAGTCCACTCCGGTGGTCAGCTATGCTGCTGCCGCCCCAGTGGTTCACACCTCCTATGCCGCTGCTCCCGTTGTCCACACCAGCtacgctgctcctgctcccgtTGTCCACACTTCCTACGCCGCCGCCGCTCCCGTTCTGGCCACATCCTACGCCCAAGTGGCCGCCTCCTCGCCGCTGACCTACACCGCCACTGGTGTGTGGTAA
- the LOC120447873 gene encoding uncharacterized protein LOC120447873 produces MDFLLKAILVFLFFLYLHCTNGHVYGRHERVRRDLNMTEEEQGFRGVLSMILKPLASFADKVKDSPLVLHYRKHFN; encoded by the exons ATGGATTTCCTATTGAAAGCG ATATtggttttcctcttttttttgtacctCCACTGCACCAATGGACATGTGTATGGCCGCCACGAAAGAGTCAGAAGGGACTTAAACATGACAGAGGAGGAACAGGGATTTCGTGGAGTACTATCTATGATTTTGAAGCCGCTTGCTTCTTTTGCTGATAAGGTAAAGGATAGTCCCCTGGTTTTACACTACCGCAAACACTTTAATTGA